The genomic window ATTTGGTCTTGAAAATGAGCAACGGCTGTGGACACGTCGGTGAGCTCTCGAACACTGACGCGGTCGTTGACACTTGACAGCGAGGGACGGGCACTTCCTAGGGAGATTTGTTGCGGCCTCATTCGAGATATTTTTAGACACAACTAGCTAATCCAGCGACTAGcccttctttaattgagaaaggAAGCTACCTCACTTTTGCCCCTTATTTAAAACGCATAGTCGCACAAGCATCACGATTATTATGCcacaacaaacaaacaaacaaaccacCCTGGGATTCCACACCCAAAATGCCACCGATTCCCTGGCCAAAACCCTCCAAAAAGCTTAAAAGCACCCCCGGAGATGCCATTCACACCACCACTTCTTCATCTACGCAACAAGGTGTACCATTAAATTTGATTAAACACTCCCATCATGGATCGATTCAAATGGACATTATATGTATGCAGTACAAAAATCATGGTTTTCTTTTTACTTCTTCATCTCATCTTATAAGAAAGCACTCTTAGTTTAGTTCCGTAGAATGGGTGGATCTCCAAAACCCAATGTCGTCGGAGGTTTAAATCCTACAGATCATACTCATTGTCACAAACAAGTGATGCTTTGAACATCAATATGGTCTTCAAATTACAACTTTAACTCATATTTTACatataatttttttataataCATAGAAAAAGTATTTTTGATGTTTCGTATTTTTGATGTTTCACGGTCTGAGTTCCACTTGCCCCTTGAGGCTGGAAGGTGCGGACGCCGCCGGAGTCGGACGGAGGAGTACGGGCGCGAGGAAGAGACGAGGAGGGACAGAGGTATCACTGAAGGCTATTAAGTGATTTTTGGTGTTTGAATTATAATATGACAATTTGGACTCACATCTGTTGCTAGTATATAAGGTTAAGTTCAAATGGATGCAAGGTTGGCTTGAACTCAGACAACGTGAAGATTGAAGTGATGAACACCTGCTGTTGAAGACCTTGTTGGCCCCTCCTAGATCTCATTTTAACTCAAATTACGATTCTTACGTGCCATGGTGCAAGTTTATACGACTGTTTATGCCACTATAGCAATGTAGAGTGCAATCTATGACTTattcttttttttaataaaatttgaAAGGAGAGTTTCGAAACAAATGTGCAATAAGCAAAAGAGCTTTAATTTAACATGAGGATAAAAGGTTTATAACAACTAATatgtttaaaattttcaaataaaATTTTAGACTCTTAATGCCACGAGGCATAGGCCTAATCTTTCAACGCCTGATTGTTAAATTATCACAGCCGGAGAGGGATTAAAGAGTACTTGTATGCATATTTTgttagaaaataaataaagatagGGCACAAAGATAAATATCTTTAATTAGGTGTAGATAATAGATACGTTACTTATCATGTCTCTCAAGATTTTAGCGCGTCCGGATGTACCTCATCTAGTTGGATTAAATTTGATTAAAAGTCCCCATCACGAAATCCAACCCGTTCTAAATAGAACATGGGATTATTATATTGCAAAAAATTGCATGATGATGGGTCTCGTTGTTTAGCAAGTCCAAGCTCCAAAAGCTAACTGAGAAGATAGATGACTTTCCTTAAGATTCGTCACTGTGTGCTGCCAAATTTGGCCAGGCGCCAAACCACCAGCACTGAGCCACGGCCACACCACTGATAGCACCAATGCAGAATGCACAAGGCCGGGCATCTATATTTCCGACTCCTCCACGCCTAGCAACGCGCCCGCGACCGAGACCGGCACAAGCACAACACAAACAAAACATGTCTCAACACACCATTGCCGCCATGCACGCCGTCGTGCACCACCACCCTGGCCACCGCGCACCGCCGCCTCGCCGCTGCTCTCGCGGCCACGGGCGCAGCAGCGTCGTCGTCCGCGCGGCGGCCGCCACCACCGTCACCAGCAACCCGGGCGCCGCGGCGACAGCGCCGGACTCGCCGTCCGCGGCGTTCTGGGACTACAACCTCATGTTCCGGTCGCAGCGCGCCGAATCCCGCGACCCCGTCGCGCTCCTCGTCACCGAGGGCGCGATCCCGCCGGACTTCCCGGCGGGCACCTACTACCTCGCAGGTCCGGGGATGTTCACCGACGACCACGGGTCCACCGTGCACCCGCTCGATGGCCACGGCTACCTCCGCTCGTTCCGCTtcagcggcgacggcggcggcgcggcgacggCGCACTACTCCGCGCGGTACGTGGAGACGGCGGCGAAGCGGGAGGAGCACGACGACGCGGGCGCGTCGTCGTGGCGGTTCACGCACCGGGGCCCCTTCTCGGTGCTGCAGGGCGGGACCCGGGTGGGCAACGTGAAGGTGATGaagaacgtggccaacaccagcGTGCTGCGCTGGGGCGGCCGCGTGCTCTGCCTCTGGGAAGGCGGCGAGCCGTACGAGCTGGACCCGCGGACGCTGGAGACCATCGGCCCGTTCGACATCCTCGGCCGCATCGGTGGCACCACCACCGACGAAGCGGCACGAGACAACGACAGCAGCGAGGCTGcgcgtcgtcgtcggcggcggccgTGGCTGCAGGAGGCAGGGATCGACGTGGCCGCGCGCCTGCTGCGACCGGTCCTCAGTGGTCTGTACCGTCACTGCCACCTCTGCATCTGCATGCGGTCGGAGCACGCACCAGAGCCTGCGGTTgtccactccactccactccgACCCGACCGACCTGACGTTTGTGCACTCGTGTGGCTCTCGCAGGTGTCTTCAGCATGCCGGCCAAGCGGCTGCTCGCGCACTACAAGATCGACACCAAGAGGAACCGGCTGCTGATGGTGGCCTGCAACGCCGAGGACATGCTCCTCCCGCGCTCCAACTTCACTTTCTACGGTCCGCCCTGCACTGCACATGCACCCCTTAGCCTGCTCAAATCGAATCGATCACAGATTCAAACAAAGTTCACGCCACCTGCTCGATCACTGACGTTGACGACGGCACTGCACCGCAGAGTTCGACGCCAATTTCGAGCCGGTGCAGACGCGGGAGTTCGTGGTGCCGGACCACCTGATGATCCACGACTGGACCTTCACAGACAGCCACTACGTCCTCCTCGGCAACAGAATCAGGCTGGACATTCCCGGTACGGAAGCGGATTAGAGTACTTCTCTCCTTTTTTCTTTAACTCCTGAGGCCAGAGTCATTTGCAGCGTATCTCACGTGAGTGGCGTGCGGTGTTTGGGCAGGTTCGCTGCTGGCGCTCACGGGCACTCACCCAATGATCGCCGCCCTCGCCGTGGACCCGAGCCGGCAGTCCACACCCGTCTACCTGCTGCCGCGCTCCCCGGAGGCCGAGGCCGACGCCAGCGGCCGCGACTGGAGCGTGCCCATCGAGGCGCCGTCGCAGATGTGGTCGATGCACGTCGGCAACGCCTTCGAGGAGCGGAACGCGCGGGGCGGCATCAACATACAGCTCCACATGTCCGGCTGCTCCTACCAGTGGTTCAACTTCCACAGAATGTTTGGTAAATTCCGGATACATACATCTTCAAAATCCTGTCGATTGAACAATGTTGTTCACCTTGTACATCTTCGAAATTCTTTGACCTGCTACCGACGCAGGTTACAATTGGCAGAACAAGAAGCTGGACCCGTCCTTCATGAACATAGCCAGGGGCAGGGAATGGTTACCTCGTCTTGTTCAGGTGAGCAATCGCTTTAATTAACTTGGGGTACTGTACCAGATGTGGAATATTTAATAGTGACAGAGTCGTGACCTTTAAAAAAAATTGACCTTTAAAAAATAGTGACAGAGTTGTCGTACGCCACGACCAATCCAAATATCAAATGCAGGTGTCGATCGACCTCGACAAGAGAGGAGCGTGCCGAGGATGCTCCGTCCGGAGATTGTCCGACCAGTGGACCAGGCCGGCGGACTTCCCGGCGATCAACCCAGGCTTCGCCAACCGGAGGAACCGGTTCATCTACGCCGGTGGTGCCTCCGGTTCACGCAGATTCTTGCCGTACTTCCCCTTCGACAGCGTCGTCAAGGTAGACGTCGCTGATGGATCGGCGCGGTCGTGGTCTGCCGCGGGGCGCAAGTTCGTTGGTGAGCCGGTCTTCGTCCCGACCGGCAGTAGCGAGGATGACGGCTATGTTCTGCTTGTCGAGGTAGGAGGCACATCCATTCAAAAACCGACATGGAGAAAGAGAAACATGTCAGCTGACCCTGATGTTGCTTTGTTCGCAGTATGCAGTGTCTGATCACAGGTGCCATCTGATGGTGCTGGACGCAAGGAAGATCGGGGAAAGGGACGCAGTTGTGGCAAAACTCGAGGTGCCCAAGCACCTCACCTTCCCAATGGGATTCCATGGGTTCTGGGCAGATGAATGACACCACAAACTCCAATCTAACTCACTGAGCCCTGAAGTAGACCCAAGTTGTCTTGATCGCTTGAAACCTCTGAAAATGAAAGGAACGCAACAAACAGGGGCTTTTGTTGTTCCTCGCTCGCTCTTCAGTCGGTTGTCCTCTCACAAGCCATCACGGAGGAGACGTCTACTTTGGCTCGAGCTGCTTTCAAGAACCTCGTACTTGGACTCTTCTGGCATCGACGACTTCTATGATCCCTTGGCTTTCCCACTCTTTTGACATGTTTTGTACCATGATCACCTCAACTTTGTATTGAACTCCTTTTTTCTATTTAGTGAAATATATGCTCCGCacgttctcaaaaaaaaaaaaaaaaaaggtcgcTCAAACAAACACATGATACCTTGTCAAGTCTGTTCAAATGTACCATGGAACATGGATGGAAAGTGCTCTACATCAAGCACTGATAACATGTAGAATTTTGCCTCGCCAAGCTTTTAGACCATACTAATGTTCATGAAGCACACGGCAGATCATATTATGTAATAACGTTCAAGGCAATCCCACACAGTAAACATATAAAGTTTCCACCAACAGTACTGATAAGGCAACTTCTGGACCCGAAACCTAAGACATAACATCACAGATAACCATATTGAAAAGGACTAATTCTAGAAGTAATCCTGCACACAACTAAGAAGCCACCAAACTGTGAAGTCGACGAATTGCTGTGCTCAGCGTATACGAGCTATAGTTACCACGATGAAGACGAACACCGAGAGCATGAATGACATCTTCACTATATCATCAGAGAAATCGTAGTTCTTGCCCCCGGCTTGAAAGAGCATATTCACGAGCCCAAGTATTTTCTCAAGGAATTCCCTGATTTTTGCCTGGGTGTTTTCCAGGACCCACATCATAAATCCAGGAGGGGCAGTAGAGCTTCCCTTGAGATCAGTTTCCTTGGCTGAAAGACAGGATAAGTAGCATCAGATGCAGATTCGTCCAACTAATAAAACAAGAGGCCAACAGAACTAAGTGGGTTTTATTGTTTATATGTTTTCACATAACAAAAGGTCAAAAAGATTATTCAAGGGCTGCTGCCTAATAACTTAAAAACATTGCTCACCCATGCCATTCCAAAGATGCCAAAAGCAGAATCTAAAAAAGTCACCTACCATCCTGGAAGGATCTCCTGAATTCTTGTACCACATCGTTGTTCATCACAGCATCCCATACAGCCTTGTCAGTTGACAAGGCCATAACCATTTTCTGCATGTAAGCAAAAGGAAGTCATGGTAAAGCAGGAAAACTAGGTTATTTTTGTAGACAATATATATGAACGGACACTGATGGCGTGTCAAGGTTTTATGGCACAAAATTCATATCTCTATGCATATATAAATAGCACCACTCAAGTCAAGCCACATTACCTGAACAGAAGCGTCTTCGTGCAATAGGTGGAATGCATCCAGTACACTTCGATGTTCCTTTGTCAAAAGAGCACTTGAGTTAAGAACGAGCCTAGCAGGTTCAGTCCATTCATCTAGTCCGACCTCAGATGCATCAGAACCCAGAGCAAAATGATTAACGAATATCCCAGACGAAGGGTGCCCTGAGATGGGCAATGCGAGGGCTTGTAGATCAGCCGCTTCAGAGTCCACGGCAGGAGCCTTCTCAAACACCCTGCATGAAAGAGTCAATTTGCTTAGATGGATGGATCAATAACGCCACGCCAGACTGAATCTAAACAATACTGAAGGGTGACAACTTCACTAACAGGATAAGAAGCTCTAACTAGGCAATGACGGAGCAAGTATCAATCAACATAGTAAAAAAAAGTAAGAAAATTTGCTCTCTTAgcagaaaaaaaattaaataaattggaGATGCAACTGCATCTGATAGCAAGGCGTGCACTCTAAGCAATTTGAAGGATACACGAATCAAACATAGAGTGATTTGAGGCACGCTAACTTGCAGATGACAATTCGCAGTAAATAATACCGGATTGCCGGTCCGTGCAAAAACTGCAAATCATGGGAAACTTCACAATCTAATTACAGACACCAGATTTAAGTAAGCAACATGTAATTAATTACACTAAAAAACTCCAATCTGGAAACAATGATCTTTTCCAAACTATAATCCAATTATACAACCAGATCATCACCAACCTAAGAAATCAACAGCTATAACTTTACTTTTACCAAAAGTAGATAGAATCTTACTGCTTGATGCTGGCGACGGCGGCGCGGACCTCGTCGTCGGTGGGCGCGACCCCGAACACAACACCATGCTCCTCCGTTGCCTCCTGGAGGGCGTCAGGCGCGTCGGCATCCCCCGCGGCGACGACGACCTCCTCCCAGTCCTCGCCGTCGCTGCGCAGCGTGCGGAACTCCCAGCCCGCGGCGGAGGAGATGGAAGCCGGAGGAGGCGGCGAGGAGGCGCGCAGCGAGCGGCCTCCGGCGCGCGACAGTGAAAgggcgccgccggaggaggaagaagatgggatGGCTGGGGCGGTGGCCGCGGCGGAGCGGCTGGCGAGGCGCACGAGATTCCTGCTCGTCATGGCTGATGCGTCGCCGCCTCTCCAACCTCGCCGCTCCCTTCTCGTATGAACCACGTAAACCACCATGGAGTGCGCCGCAGCCGCCGCTCTGAGCTTGGAAGTTCTTTTCTGAGCGCGCCGCAGAGCCTGCTTGGAAGTTCTTTTCTTGGGTATGGCTTCCTCGTTGGTCGGTTAAACTACCCAATCCACTTTCGGAGATAATAACCCTAGTGGAGCTATTGAAATAGCCCGTTCGGCTGGTCAGTTCAGCTTAGTTTCACGTTCAGCTTATTCTTCCTCGTAGAATAATATTCAAAATCAGTCTAAACCTGACCAACCAAACAAGATTGCACCATACATTAAATAACACCAGGGTTTACAGTTTACATAATATAAGTGGACATAATTTTTTCTTTTACTTCCCACAATATTCGTATGTGACTTAAACATCATCTATATTATTATGTGAGTTAGAACAACACCCGTTCTGTATGAAGTCTAATTTGAATACGTATTAAAATCGACACAATTCGTTGAAAAAAATTCTAAGCCAATAAGCTACTCTCTACGTCCCAAAATAATTATACTTTTTGGATTCAAAATTTGTCCCAGATAAGAATATTTTAGCTTGTGGACCAGCTAGATGTTGTTAACTTTTACTACTTTCAAAGTGCCTGGTACTACTTTTAA from Miscanthus floridulus cultivar M001 chromosome 11, ASM1932011v1, whole genome shotgun sequence includes these protein-coding regions:
- the LOC136494741 gene encoding carotenoid cleavage dioxygenase 7, chloroplastic-like, whose amino-acid sequence is MSQHTIAAMHAVVHHHPGHRAPPPRRCSRGHGRSSVVVRAAAATTVTSNPGAAATAPDSPSAAFWDYNLMFRSQRAESRDPVALLVTEGAIPPDFPAGTYYLAGPGMFTDDHGSTVHPLDGHGYLRSFRFSGDGGGAATAHYSARYVETAAKREEHDDAGASSWRFTHRGPFSVLQGGTRVGNVKVMKNVANTSVLRWGGRVLCLWEGGEPYELDPRTLETIGPFDILGRIGGTTTDEAARDNDSSEAARRRRRRPWLQEAGIDVAARLLRPVLSGVFSMPAKRLLAHYKIDTKRNRLLMVACNAEDMLLPRSNFTFYEFDANFEPVQTREFVVPDHLMIHDWTFTDSHYVLLGNRIRLDIPGSLLALTGTHPMIAALAVDPSRQSTPVYLLPRSPEAEADASGRDWSVPIEAPSQMWSMHVGNAFEERNARGGINIQLHMSGCSYQWFNFHRMFGYNWQNKKLDPSFMNIARGREWLPRLVQVSIDLDKRGACRGCSVRRLSDQWTRPADFPAINPGFANRRNRFIYAGGASGSRRFLPYFPFDSVVKVDVADGSARSWSAAGRKFVGEPVFVPTGSSEDDGYVLLVEYAVSDHRCHLMVLDARKIGERDAVVAKLEVPKHLTFPMGFHGFWADE
- the LOC136494596 gene encoding uncharacterized protein; translation: MVVYVVHTRRERRGWRGGDASAMTSRNLVRLASRSAAATAPAIPSSSSSGGALSLSRAGGRSLRASSPPPPASISSAAGWEFRTLRSDGEDWEEVVVAAGDADAPDALQEATEEHGVVFGVAPTDDEVRAAVASIKQVFEKAPAVDSEAADLQALALPISGHPSSGIFVNHFALGSDASEVGLDEWTEPARLVLNSSALLTKEHRSVLDAFHLLHEDASVQKMVMALSTDKAVWDAVMNNDVVQEFRRSFQDAKETDLKGSSTAPPGFMMWVLENTQAKIREFLEKILGLVNMLFQAGGKNYDFSDDIVKMSFMLSVFVFIVVTIARIR